Proteins encoded by one window of Aphis gossypii isolate Hap1 chromosome X, ASM2018417v2, whole genome shotgun sequence:
- the LOC114129466 gene encoding MAP kinase-activating death domain protein isoform X3, giving the protein MSESQFFCPRLIDYLAIVGAHPNSSKRSSLYELQNNGTNNDEYSGISSTVSSNDDNFYIQNPELLRRYPAEDHKDFILPETMSYFCQPEGCVSFKHSRSESNKVTSFVFTLTDKDTTRTRYGVCVNFYRRVGQCFTNTSKNINIKDEQCVQKPQNNHSSVFLRCHSTTSFSKSMSQEHPTDHTDDKVTQNIPSQSESQDLYSLTSLCLLSHHPLFSSFRTCLFYLKSLIDSCNKKINHSRKEGHKRKECIWSLLTGFLTQSNSPRIIRYIQELEMWILRLLSTPVPVPGKTKLEVYLFSQNERQPPLAFALPDHTRFSLIDFPLHLPLELLGVDTCLYVLTIILLESKVVFQSKDYNALTMSVMALVALMYPLQYMFTVIPLLPTSLPKSEMLFESPVPYVVGVPSSFFSTKRDFRFPKDVWIVDLDSNKITPPIVVNREDAIPQLPKSESSTLKNNLKSALNGLSRINIHNKASSSFPENDIMSTTRPPIEYTSTGEEISKRKMENFQLSSNVMNTDNSTNRGNEMRRQTSMNTAYNAVDIDSVDIAIRVAMVRFFLSGDVLANLTEHSRTLRLYPRPVVFFQINSFLKSRPNPSLFTCQLARTQAVDYFAEWALTPNNVVFQRIQTGVDDPSMIGDKLKWFANTLEPVTFTVWQENCSIQNIMNINVNSNRPSSTLAERSHQSDSGGSDTSSSEDERPDIYREDLKVSATGEKIIKIESQRLNIGPIIQGVHSAYEPPITLQFPLTSDDSPDDDGTIESIGSKSIGSSASSSHSDMSSPMFKPESIIDIVRCSQLQQSPSQLAATATSNKLLLSRHNTGGSDPALNHVVVEQKQNSNFRPTSQTSISEFYQTLPAASEKKQNIISSPPSSRKGSISSLHQQLTRQSSQNSSILEHFAYQAKELVRETARQSSQDGAGGILAHVADKLTTQAKKAAGEATKSVHEASKSAFEASKTAAGVSKNTFDDLTYVGKSTIGDLTKSAKQVASKKGFKVGLLGESLSLSSQQQSFDDEINDNNPASNPIPTSSISEIRKSSVTSMGTGATKEFFSNISNDINGLANQTTSMFTDLFGGNKQQKNSKSSLTLPVTKTKERTSSGPFPTKAGRNDLVEKSSLIRHSNPRKLSETSKIPNKKSVKPNSHMDNETFLKDVTKQILDGDGIGWLKLSRFKKLMEEEGYRNLVVSKLNRTLDNKISPSDHIDDVYINRFVWKGMLKALLAIIHGLEVSFGNQSGGGLASAFQVLEIAHTHYWAKDISMTGFESQMSSPYSSRENVQSPLQSPSIAGSPMSSVYQTSRKSSQTSTSGLSECKNSGAGKFSHEFSLADDGEGSTSNASLNETFNDLLNIENNKQERISTNPFLENEGELSSIGPIVVSDESSCSSSTVLVNNPSFYLKRMASNNSRNNTSFFRSAVSDSELDNTGLFKTTNKNRTQSIWSSKSSLSAGFRYHGGNLLNTASGSPSPESGRTYLFEGILGKERSTIWNQLKFWEDVFIDAVSQERDMIGMDQGPVEMMERYKNLNQSERKRLEYDEDKLLSIMIYNLIAFMIMVNVPKESIMKIVRTLVGKSRVTNCYATEITSLMTQLSNLNGNDVDLKPSNSRQAHRQSFAVHCGDSTGELLFLEVRDDGLVLRSVSGVIVSRWWYERIVNMTYSPRSKIFCLWRTANGGQLQLNKYYTKKCKDLYTRIKHSMEKAAERGQGIIPGVELGGEFPVKDMATGEGGILQVCMEGVGLLFADSKDFEFFVRLDHVRKCFTVQKKIFVLEEYNPKLKHIIQRQYESPMAGQICYAVLCVFSYIAAGHKRTISQTYKDKTQRKLSSYSAESSENKC; this is encoded by the exons ATGAGCGAGAGCCAATTCTTTTGTCCTCGGCTGATCGACTATTTAGCTATTGTCGGAGCTCATCCCAATTCTTCAAAAAGAAGTTCTTTATACGAGTTACAAAACAATGGAACCAATAATGACGAATACAGCGGAATCAGTTCAACGGTATCCAGTAATGATGACAACTTTTATATTCAG AATCCAGAATTACTCCGAAGGTATCCAGCAGAAGATCATAAAGATTTTATACTACCAGAAACTATGTCATATTTTTGTCAACCAGAAGGATGTGTTTCCTTCAAGCATAGCCGATCTGAATCGAACAAAGTTACATCATTTGTATTTACACTAACAGATAAAGATACAA cTCGAACTAGATATGGCGTgtgtgtaaatttttatagacgCGTCGGTCAATGTTTTacaaatacttcaaaaaatataaacataaaagatGAACAATGCGTACAGAAACCACAAAACAATCATTCTTCAGTATTTTTAAGATG tCATTCTACAACTTCCTTTTCCAAATCAATGTCTCAAGAACATCCCACGGATCACACAGATGATAAAGTTACACAAAATATCCCATCACAATCA gaATCCCAAGATTTATATTCTCTTACGTCTCTGTGTCTTCTTTCTCATCATCctttattttcaagttttcgtacgtgtttgttttatttaaaaagtcttATCGATtcatgcaataaaaaaattaatcatagtaGAAAAGAAGGACATAAAAG AAAAGAATGTATATGGAGCTTATTAACTGGATTTCTAACTCAATCAAATTCACCAAGAATTATACGATATATCCAAGAACTTGAAATGTGGATTTTACGTTTACTTAGCACTCCAGTTCCTGTACCAGGGAAGACCAAATTAGAA gtttatttgttttcacaAAACGAGCGACAGCCACCACTGGCTTTCGCGTTACCCGACCACACAAGGTTTTCACTAATTGATTTCCCTTTACATCTGCCATTGGAGTTGTTGGGAGTAGATACGTGCCTTTacgtattaactattatattattagaaagtaaa GTCGTCTTCCAATCGAAGGATTATAATGCTCTCACTATGTCAGTAATGGCTTTAGTGGCCCTTATGTATCCCTTGCAATACATGTTTACTGTTATACCATTACTACCTACAAGCCTACCAAAATCAGAaatg CTATTCGAGAGTCCTGTGCCTTATGTTGTTGGAGTTCCGTCCAGTTTCTTTTCAACAAAACGAGATTTTAG ATTTCCCAAAGACGTTTGGATAGTAGATTtggattcaaataaaataacaccaCCGATAGTTGTTAACCGAGAAGATGCTATACCACAGTTACCTAAGTCTGAATCGTcaactttgaaaaataatttaaaatct GCTTTAAATGGACTTTCACGAATAAATATTCACAATAAAGCATCAAGTAGTTTTCCggaaaatgatattatgtcaACAACGCGGCCTCCAATAGAATATACGAGTACAGGTGAAGAAAtctcaaaaagaaaaatggaAAACTTTCAATTAAGTAGTAATGTCATGAACACTGATAATAGTACAAATCGAGGAAACGAAAtgag aagacAAACGTCGATGAATACAGCGTACAATGCTGTCGATATCGATTCGGTGGATATTGCAATTAGAGTGGCCATGGTTCGTTTCTTTTTGTCGGGCGACGTATTAGCTAATCTAACAGAACATTCACGAACACTAAGGCTCTACCCTAGACCTGTAGTATTCTTTCAAATCAATTCTTTTCTGAAGAGTCGACCTAATCCTTCACTTTTCACGTGTCAACTGGCTCGAACACAAGCAGTTGATTATTTTGCCGAATGGGCATTGACTCCGAACAACGTGGTCTTTCAGCGGATTCAAACAGGCGTTGATGACCCATCTATGATTGGCGATAAGCTCAAGTGGTTTGCGAATACCTTAGAGCCTGTTACATTTACCGTTTGGCAAGAAAATTgttcaattcaaaatataatgaatatcaaTGTAAATTCTAACCGACCTTCCTCAAcgttag ctGAAAGGAGTCATCAGTCTGACAGTGGTGGTAGTGATACAAGTAGCAGTGAAGACGAGAGACCAGACATTTATCGAGAAGATCTCAAAGTTAGTGCTACtggtgaaaaaattattaaaatag aaagtCAAAGACTCAATATTGGACCAATAATACAAGGAGTACATTCTGCTTATGAACCACCAATAACATTACAATTCCCATTGACATCAGATGATAGCCCAGATGATGATGGGACCATAGAATCAATCGGCAGTAAATCTATTGGATCATCGGCGTCCAGCAGCCATAGTGACATGAGCTCGCCTATGTTTAAACCTGAATCTataata GATATCGTTAGATGTAGTCAATTGCAACAATCACCTTCCCAGTTGGCTGCAACTGCTACGAGTAACAAGCTTCTTCTTAGCAGACATAACACAGGTGGTAGTGATCCTGCTTTAAACCATGTAGTTGtagaacaaaaacaaaatagtaattttagaCCTACATCGCAAACATCAATA tccgAGTTCTATCAAACATTACCGGCAGCATCAGAAAAgaaacaaaacattatatcTAGTCCGCCTTCGTCGAGAAAGGGAAGTATTAGTAGCTTACATCAACAGTTGACAAGACAATCCAGTCAAAACAGTTCAATATTGGAACATTTTGCTTATCAAGCTAAAGAACTTGTTAGAGAAACAGCCAGACAAAGTAGTCAAGATGGAGCTGGAGGAATACTAGCTCATGTAGCAGACAAACTGACCACTCAAGCGAAAAAAGCTGCAGGCGAAGCTACAAAATCTGTACACGAAGCTAGTAAAAGTGCATTCGAAGCCAGTAAAACAGCGGCTGGTGTCAGTAAAAACACTTTTGATGATTTAACATATGTCGGGAAAAGCACAATTGGTGATCTCACAAAAAGTGCAAAACAAGTAGCGTCCAAAAAAGGATTCAAG gtAGGATTATTGGGTGAATCTCTATCTTTAAGTTCACAGCAACAAAGTTTTGATgatgaaataaatgataacaatcCAGCATCCAATCCAATACCAACCAGTTCTATTTCGGAAATTAGAAAATCATCAGTAACATCGATGGGAACTGGTGCCAccaaagaatttttttcaaatatatcaaACGATATAAATGGGTTGGCAAATCAGACAACGAGCATGTTCACTGATTTATTTG gtggtaataaacaacaaaaaaatagtaagtcGTCCCTCACGTTGCCAGTGACTAAAACTAAAGAACGAACTTCCTCAGGACCTTTTCCAAcaaaag CCGGGCGTAACGATTTAGTTGAAAAATCTAGTTTAATTCGTCATTCAAATCCTAGAAAACTAAGCGAAACGTCAAAAATACCAAACAAAAAATCAGTTAAACCTAATAGTCACATGGACAATGAAACGTTTTTAAAAGAT GTAACGAAACAGATTCTTGATGGAGATGGGATAGGTTGGCTCAAGCTCAGTAGATTCAAAAAGTTAATGGAAGAAGAAGGATACCGGAATTTAGTTGTCAGTAAACTTAACCGCACAttggataataaaattagtccAAGTGATCATATTGATGACGTG tatataaataggtttGTTTGGAAAGGGATGCTTAAAGCCTTATTAGCAATTATTCATGGATTAGAAGTATCTTTTGGCAATCAAAGTGGAGGTGGATTAGCGTCTGCATTTCAAGTATTAGAAATAGCTCATACGCATTATTGGGCTAAGGACATATCTATGACTGGTTTCGAATCTCAA ATGTCCAGTCCATATAGTAGCCGTGAAAATGTACAATCGCCACTACAAAGTCCAAGTATTGCTGGTTCACCAATGTCGAGTGTTTATCAAACATCTAGGAAATCTTCTCAAACCAGTACATCTGGATTATCTG aaTGTAAAAATAGTGGAGCTGGAAAATTTTCTCACGAATTTTCATTAGCTGACGACGGAGAAGGATCAACTTCTAATGCTTCTTTAAATGAAACATTCAATGATTTGCTGAATAtcgaaaacaataaacaagaACGAATTTCAACAAACCCTTTCTTGGAAaatgaa GGAGAACTATCATCCATTGGGCCTATAGTAGTATCAGATGAATCCAGTTGTAGCAGTAGTACGGTACTAGTCAACAATCcgtcgttttatttaaaacggaTGGCAAGTAACAACTCTAGAAACAATACATCATTCTTTCGAAGTGCTGTATCGGACAGTGAACTTGATAATACGGGA CTTTTCAAAACAACTAATAAGAATCGTACTCAAAGTATTTGGTCTAGTAAATCATCACTAAGCGCTGGATTTCGATACCACGGAGGTAATTTGTTGAACACTGCATCAGGGTCACCTAGCCCAGAATCAGGACGTACTTATTTGTTtgaag GTATACTGGGAAAAGAACGGAGTACAATTTGgaaccaattaaaattttgggaAGATGTATTTATTGATGCTGTTAGTCAAGAGAGAGATATGATAGGCATGGATCAAGGACCAGTCGAAATGATGGAAAG gtataaaaatctaaaccaAAGTGAACGGAAACGCCTTGAATATGATGAAGATAAGCTCTTATCCATaatgatatacaatttaattgcatttatGATCATGGTAAACGTTCCTAAAGAAAGTATTATGAAAATCGTTAGGACTTTAGTCGGGAAAAGTAGAGTAACAAATTGTTATGCGACTGAAATAACGAGCCTCATGACTCAACTATCCAATTTA AATGGAAATGATGTTGACTTGAAGCCGTCAAATTCGAGACAGGCACATAGACAAAGCTTTGCTGTACACTGTGGTGATTCTACTGGGGAATTGTTATTCCTGGAAGTTAGGGACGACGGACTAGTTCTAAGATCAGTGAGCGGAGTGATTGTCAGTAGATGGTGGTATGAACGCATTGTAAACATGACCTACAGCCCTaggagtaaaatattttgtctatgGAGAACCGCCAACGGTGGACAACTTCAActgaacaaatattatacaaaaaaa TGCAAAGATTTGTATACTCGCATCAAGCATTCCATGGAAAAAGCAGCAGAGAGAGGACAAGGAATCATCCCTGGAGTTGAATTAGGAGGCGAGTTTCCTGTTAAGGACATGGCAACTGGGGAAGGTGGTATACTTCAAGTTTGCATGGAAGGTGTTGGTTTATTATTCGCCGATAGTAag GACTttgag TTTTTCGTTCGACTTGATCACGTGCGAAAATGTTTtacagtacaaaaaaaaatatttgttttggaaGAATACA aTCCGAAattgaaacatattattcaaagGCAATACGAATCACCTatg GCTGGACAAATTTGTTATGCAGTACTATGCGTGTTTTCATATATTGCTGCTGGTCATAAACGGACAATTAGTCAAACCTATAAAGACAAAACACAACGGAAATTGTCATCATACTCAGCCGAATCAAGTGAAAATAAATGCTAA
- the LOC114129466 gene encoding MAP kinase-activating death domain protein isoform X1: protein MSESQFFCPRLIDYLAIVGAHPNSSKRSSLYELQNNGTNNDEYSGISSTVSSNDDNFYIQNPELLRRYPAEDHKDFILPETMSYFCQPEGCVSFKHSRSESNKVTSFVFTLTDKDTTRTRYGVCVNFYRRVGQCFTNTSKNINIKDEQCVQKPQNNHSSVFLRCHSTTSFSKSMSQEHPTDHTDDKVTQNIPSQSESQDLYSLTSLCLLSHHPLFSSFRTCLFYLKSLIDSCNKKINHSRKEGHKRKECIWSLLTGFLTQSNSPRIIRYIQELEMWILRLLSTPVPVPGKTKLEVYLFSQNERQPPLAFALPDHTRFSLIDFPLHLPLELLGVDTCLYVLTIILLESKVVFQSKDYNALTMSVMALVALMYPLQYMFTVIPLLPTSLPKSEMLFESPVPYVVGVPSSFFSTKRDFRFPKDVWIVDLDSNKITPPIVVNREDAIPQLPKSESSTLKNNLKSALNGLSRINIHNKASSSFPENDIMSTTRPPIEYTSTGEEISKRKMENFQLSSNVMNTDNSTNRGNEMRRQTSMNTAYNAVDIDSVDIAIRVAMVRFFLSGDVLANLTEHSRTLRLYPRPVVFFQINSFLKSRPNPSLFTCQLARTQAVDYFAEWALTPNNVVFQRIQTGVDDPSMIGDKLKWFANTLEPVTFTVWQENCSIQNIMNINVNSNRPSSTLAERSHQSDSGGSDTSSSEDERPDIYREDLKVSATGEKIIKIESQRLNIGPIIQGVHSAYEPPITLQFPLTSDDSPDDDGTIESIGSKSIGSSASSSHSDMSSPMFKPESIIDIVRCSQLQQSPSQLAATATSNKLLLSRHNTGGSDPALNHVVVEQKQNSNFRPTSQTSISEFYQTLPAASEKKQNIISSPPSSRKGSISSLHQQLTRQSSQNSSILEHFAYQAKELVRETARQSSQDGAGGILAHVADKLTTQAKKAAGEATKSVHEASKSAFEASKTAAGVSKNTFDDLTYVGKSTIGDLTKSAKQVASKKGFKVGLLGESLSLSSQQQSFDDEINDNNPASNPIPTSSISEIRKSSVTSMGTGATKEFFSNISNDINGLANQTTSMFTDLFGGNKQQKNSKSSLTLPVTKTKERTSSGPFPTKAGRNDLVEKSSLIRHSNPRKLSETSKIPNKKSVKPNSHMDNETFLKDVTKQILDGDGIGWLKLSRFKKLMEEEGYRNLVVSKLNRTLDNKISPSDHIDDVYINRFVWKGMLKALLAIIHGLEVSFGNQSGGGLASAFQVLEIAHTHYWAKDISMTGFESQMSSPYSSRENVQSPLQSPSIAGSPMSSVYQTSRKSSQTSTSGLSECKNSGAGKFSHEFSLADDGEGSTSNASLNETFNDLLNIENNKQERISTNPFLENEGELSSIGPIVVSDESSCSSSTVLVNNPSFYLKRMASNNSRNNTSFFRSAVSDSELDNTGLFKTTNKNRTQSIWSSKSSLSAGFRYHGGNLLNTASGSPSPESGRTYLFEGILGKERSTIWNQLKFWEDVFIDAVSQERDMIGMDQGPVEMMERYKNLNQSERKRLEYDEDKLLSIMIYNLIAFMIMVNVPKESIMKIVRTLVGKSRVTNCYATEITSLMTQLSNLNGNDVDLKPSNSRQAHRQSFAVHCGDSTGELLFLEVRDDGLVLRSVSGVIVSRWWYERIVNMTYSPRSKIFCLWRTANGGQLQLNKYYTKKCKDLYTRIKHSMEKAAERGQGIIPGVELGGEFPVKDMATGEGGILQVCMEGVGLLFADSKDFEVPILATFTLKKFFVRLDHVRKCFTVQKKIFVLEEYNPKLKHIIQRQYESPMAGQICYAVLCVFSYIAAGHKRTISQTYKDKTQRKLSSYSAESSENKC, encoded by the exons ATGAGCGAGAGCCAATTCTTTTGTCCTCGGCTGATCGACTATTTAGCTATTGTCGGAGCTCATCCCAATTCTTCAAAAAGAAGTTCTTTATACGAGTTACAAAACAATGGAACCAATAATGACGAATACAGCGGAATCAGTTCAACGGTATCCAGTAATGATGACAACTTTTATATTCAG AATCCAGAATTACTCCGAAGGTATCCAGCAGAAGATCATAAAGATTTTATACTACCAGAAACTATGTCATATTTTTGTCAACCAGAAGGATGTGTTTCCTTCAAGCATAGCCGATCTGAATCGAACAAAGTTACATCATTTGTATTTACACTAACAGATAAAGATACAA cTCGAACTAGATATGGCGTgtgtgtaaatttttatagacgCGTCGGTCAATGTTTTacaaatacttcaaaaaatataaacataaaagatGAACAATGCGTACAGAAACCACAAAACAATCATTCTTCAGTATTTTTAAGATG tCATTCTACAACTTCCTTTTCCAAATCAATGTCTCAAGAACATCCCACGGATCACACAGATGATAAAGTTACACAAAATATCCCATCACAATCA gaATCCCAAGATTTATATTCTCTTACGTCTCTGTGTCTTCTTTCTCATCATCctttattttcaagttttcgtacgtgtttgttttatttaaaaagtcttATCGATtcatgcaataaaaaaattaatcatagtaGAAAAGAAGGACATAAAAG AAAAGAATGTATATGGAGCTTATTAACTGGATTTCTAACTCAATCAAATTCACCAAGAATTATACGATATATCCAAGAACTTGAAATGTGGATTTTACGTTTACTTAGCACTCCAGTTCCTGTACCAGGGAAGACCAAATTAGAA gtttatttgttttcacaAAACGAGCGACAGCCACCACTGGCTTTCGCGTTACCCGACCACACAAGGTTTTCACTAATTGATTTCCCTTTACATCTGCCATTGGAGTTGTTGGGAGTAGATACGTGCCTTTacgtattaactattatattattagaaagtaaa GTCGTCTTCCAATCGAAGGATTATAATGCTCTCACTATGTCAGTAATGGCTTTAGTGGCCCTTATGTATCCCTTGCAATACATGTTTACTGTTATACCATTACTACCTACAAGCCTACCAAAATCAGAaatg CTATTCGAGAGTCCTGTGCCTTATGTTGTTGGAGTTCCGTCCAGTTTCTTTTCAACAAAACGAGATTTTAG ATTTCCCAAAGACGTTTGGATAGTAGATTtggattcaaataaaataacaccaCCGATAGTTGTTAACCGAGAAGATGCTATACCACAGTTACCTAAGTCTGAATCGTcaactttgaaaaataatttaaaatct GCTTTAAATGGACTTTCACGAATAAATATTCACAATAAAGCATCAAGTAGTTTTCCggaaaatgatattatgtcaACAACGCGGCCTCCAATAGAATATACGAGTACAGGTGAAGAAAtctcaaaaagaaaaatggaAAACTTTCAATTAAGTAGTAATGTCATGAACACTGATAATAGTACAAATCGAGGAAACGAAAtgag aagacAAACGTCGATGAATACAGCGTACAATGCTGTCGATATCGATTCGGTGGATATTGCAATTAGAGTGGCCATGGTTCGTTTCTTTTTGTCGGGCGACGTATTAGCTAATCTAACAGAACATTCACGAACACTAAGGCTCTACCCTAGACCTGTAGTATTCTTTCAAATCAATTCTTTTCTGAAGAGTCGACCTAATCCTTCACTTTTCACGTGTCAACTGGCTCGAACACAAGCAGTTGATTATTTTGCCGAATGGGCATTGACTCCGAACAACGTGGTCTTTCAGCGGATTCAAACAGGCGTTGATGACCCATCTATGATTGGCGATAAGCTCAAGTGGTTTGCGAATACCTTAGAGCCTGTTACATTTACCGTTTGGCAAGAAAATTgttcaattcaaaatataatgaatatcaaTGTAAATTCTAACCGACCTTCCTCAAcgttag ctGAAAGGAGTCATCAGTCTGACAGTGGTGGTAGTGATACAAGTAGCAGTGAAGACGAGAGACCAGACATTTATCGAGAAGATCTCAAAGTTAGTGCTACtggtgaaaaaattattaaaatag aaagtCAAAGACTCAATATTGGACCAATAATACAAGGAGTACATTCTGCTTATGAACCACCAATAACATTACAATTCCCATTGACATCAGATGATAGCCCAGATGATGATGGGACCATAGAATCAATCGGCAGTAAATCTATTGGATCATCGGCGTCCAGCAGCCATAGTGACATGAGCTCGCCTATGTTTAAACCTGAATCTataata GATATCGTTAGATGTAGTCAATTGCAACAATCACCTTCCCAGTTGGCTGCAACTGCTACGAGTAACAAGCTTCTTCTTAGCAGACATAACACAGGTGGTAGTGATCCTGCTTTAAACCATGTAGTTGtagaacaaaaacaaaatagtaattttagaCCTACATCGCAAACATCAATA tccgAGTTCTATCAAACATTACCGGCAGCATCAGAAAAgaaacaaaacattatatcTAGTCCGCCTTCGTCGAGAAAGGGAAGTATTAGTAGCTTACATCAACAGTTGACAAGACAATCCAGTCAAAACAGTTCAATATTGGAACATTTTGCTTATCAAGCTAAAGAACTTGTTAGAGAAACAGCCAGACAAAGTAGTCAAGATGGAGCTGGAGGAATACTAGCTCATGTAGCAGACAAACTGACCACTCAAGCGAAAAAAGCTGCAGGCGAAGCTACAAAATCTGTACACGAAGCTAGTAAAAGTGCATTCGAAGCCAGTAAAACAGCGGCTGGTGTCAGTAAAAACACTTTTGATGATTTAACATATGTCGGGAAAAGCACAATTGGTGATCTCACAAAAAGTGCAAAACAAGTAGCGTCCAAAAAAGGATTCAAG gtAGGATTATTGGGTGAATCTCTATCTTTAAGTTCACAGCAACAAAGTTTTGATgatgaaataaatgataacaatcCAGCATCCAATCCAATACCAACCAGTTCTATTTCGGAAATTAGAAAATCATCAGTAACATCGATGGGAACTGGTGCCAccaaagaatttttttcaaatatatcaaACGATATAAATGGGTTGGCAAATCAGACAACGAGCATGTTCACTGATTTATTTG gtggtaataaacaacaaaaaaatagtaagtcGTCCCTCACGTTGCCAGTGACTAAAACTAAAGAACGAACTTCCTCAGGACCTTTTCCAAcaaaag CCGGGCGTAACGATTTAGTTGAAAAATCTAGTTTAATTCGTCATTCAAATCCTAGAAAACTAAGCGAAACGTCAAAAATACCAAACAAAAAATCAGTTAAACCTAATAGTCACATGGACAATGAAACGTTTTTAAAAGAT GTAACGAAACAGATTCTTGATGGAGATGGGATAGGTTGGCTCAAGCTCAGTAGATTCAAAAAGTTAATGGAAGAAGAAGGATACCGGAATTTAGTTGTCAGTAAACTTAACCGCACAttggataataaaattagtccAAGTGATCATATTGATGACGTG tatataaataggtttGTTTGGAAAGGGATGCTTAAAGCCTTATTAGCAATTATTCATGGATTAGAAGTATCTTTTGGCAATCAAAGTGGAGGTGGATTAGCGTCTGCATTTCAAGTATTAGAAATAGCTCATACGCATTATTGGGCTAAGGACATATCTATGACTGGTTTCGAATCTCAA ATGTCCAGTCCATATAGTAGCCGTGAAAATGTACAATCGCCACTACAAAGTCCAAGTATTGCTGGTTCACCAATGTCGAGTGTTTATCAAACATCTAGGAAATCTTCTCAAACCAGTACATCTGGATTATCTG aaTGTAAAAATAGTGGAGCTGGAAAATTTTCTCACGAATTTTCATTAGCTGACGACGGAGAAGGATCAACTTCTAATGCTTCTTTAAATGAAACATTCAATGATTTGCTGAATAtcgaaaacaataaacaagaACGAATTTCAACAAACCCTTTCTTGGAAaatgaa GGAGAACTATCATCCATTGGGCCTATAGTAGTATCAGATGAATCCAGTTGTAGCAGTAGTACGGTACTAGTCAACAATCcgtcgttttatttaaaacggaTGGCAAGTAACAACTCTAGAAACAATACATCATTCTTTCGAAGTGCTGTATCGGACAGTGAACTTGATAATACGGGA CTTTTCAAAACAACTAATAAGAATCGTACTCAAAGTATTTGGTCTAGTAAATCATCACTAAGCGCTGGATTTCGATACCACGGAGGTAATTTGTTGAACACTGCATCAGGGTCACCTAGCCCAGAATCAGGACGTACTTATTTGTTtgaag GTATACTGGGAAAAGAACGGAGTACAATTTGgaaccaattaaaattttgggaAGATGTATTTATTGATGCTGTTAGTCAAGAGAGAGATATGATAGGCATGGATCAAGGACCAGTCGAAATGATGGAAAG gtataaaaatctaaaccaAAGTGAACGGAAACGCCTTGAATATGATGAAGATAAGCTCTTATCCATaatgatatacaatttaattgcatttatGATCATGGTAAACGTTCCTAAAGAAAGTATTATGAAAATCGTTAGGACTTTAGTCGGGAAAAGTAGAGTAACAAATTGTTATGCGACTGAAATAACGAGCCTCATGACTCAACTATCCAATTTA AATGGAAATGATGTTGACTTGAAGCCGTCAAATTCGAGACAGGCACATAGACAAAGCTTTGCTGTACACTGTGGTGATTCTACTGGGGAATTGTTATTCCTGGAAGTTAGGGACGACGGACTAGTTCTAAGATCAGTGAGCGGAGTGATTGTCAGTAGATGGTGGTATGAACGCATTGTAAACATGACCTACAGCCCTaggagtaaaatattttgtctatgGAGAACCGCCAACGGTGGACAACTTCAActgaacaaatattatacaaaaaaa TGCAAAGATTTGTATACTCGCATCAAGCATTCCATGGAAAAAGCAGCAGAGAGAGGACAAGGAATCATCCCTGGAGTTGAATTAGGAGGCGAGTTTCCTGTTAAGGACATGGCAACTGGGGAAGGTGGTATACTTCAAGTTTGCATGGAAGGTGTTGGTTTATTATTCGCCGATAGTAag GACTttgaggtacctatattagcaacatttactttaaaaaaa TTTTTCGTTCGACTTGATCACGTGCGAAAATGTTTtacagtacaaaaaaaaatatttgttttggaaGAATACA aTCCGAAattgaaacatattattcaaagGCAATACGAATCACCTatg GCTGGACAAATTTGTTATGCAGTACTATGCGTGTTTTCATATATTGCTGCTGGTCATAAACGGACAATTAGTCAAACCTATAAAGACAAAACACAACGGAAATTGTCATCATACTCAGCCGAATCAAGTGAAAATAAATGCTAA